The genome window CGGGAAGTGTAGGTGGAGTCTTCTTTCTTTTTTGTGGTAAAGTAATTTTGGGACAGGGCCGTTGCAGGTTGGCAACCGTGCGTCAGCACCATGAGCCTGATTACCGACCGGGTAAACTTTTTGCCCCGAATTACATGGAAACGACCGCTTTTACCGTATTATTTAAAGGGGGAGGGGGAATGTGGTGATGAATACATACTTACTGCGCTTATGCAGCTACCACCAGCCGCGGCGAGAACGGGTGATTGAGAACGTCCTGGCTAATCGGCAGACGGTGTCGACCCTTTTCTGGGCCCAGCATTACGGGATTTTAACCTGGCTCGGTGCGCGGCGCCGCCTCAGCCGGGCGCAATTTGACCAGGAAGTTGCGGCGTTAATTGGAGCGGGCCTGCTTGAACGCGTCGGTGCTGACGAAATAAAACTGACGGCGGCCGGGGTTAGCTATGAGGAAAGCCAACCGTCACCTTACCAGCCCCACTTTTATCCTTGGTACTGGCTTGCCAATACGCAGACCGTTCAGCGACGCCTCCTGCTGGGGTTTCAAGTGGTTTCCGAGCTTGCATACCACAACCGTTACTATGCACCCCTCGCCGTTCCCTTTACGGACCAGGAAGCGGTGCGGGGCTGGTTTCGGCACTTTAAATCAGCCCAGTTTGTGCAGGAAGTATATGCAGAGCTGCACCTCCTTGCTGGTGCCTTGGCTAATGAGGACCAACGCTTGGTGGCGGCATTGGTTAACCGCTTGATTGGTCATAACCAGGCTGGGTGGACGCTTAACCAGCTAGCTGACCACCTCCAGCTCAGTCCGGCTGATGCCCTGGTTCTTGACCATGATCTGTGGTTAGCCGTTACTGCTTTTTCACGGCGGACGGCTGGCCCGCTGGCGAGTCTGGCGCGGCCGCTCATTGCGTCAGCACCAATTTCGCGTAGTTGTCAGACAACCGTCCAGCTAGCACGCCAGGGGCTCGAGCTTGTTAGGATTGCAGAGCGCCGGCGTTTGAAACTGGGAACCGTTCGTGAACACCTCCTGACAGCTGCGATCCTGACGCCCCAGCAGCTTGACTGGGCACAACTATTGCCAGCAGAGCAGCGGAAATTTTTAGACCATCACTTTCGCGGTGATGCGATCCACTGGCGTTTTCAGGGCTGGAGCGGCGATGAGAATAGTGACTTTTATTATTTTCGCCTGTACCAAATTTATAAGGAGTATTCGCAAAATGAATCGTGACCGGCTTTACCAAGCATTACAGCAGCACTTTGGCTATCAAGAGTTCCGTGACGGCCAGTTGGCAACGATTGAGGCGATTTTAGCGGGGCAGGACACCATGGCAATTCTGCCTACTGGGGGAGGAAAATCGCTGCTTTACCAGCTTCCAGCCTACCTCCGCCCCGGAATCGTCTTAATTGTTTCGCCGTTGATTTCACTAATGCAAGATCAAGTTGATCGCCTCCACCGCCGTGGCGAGAAACGGGTCTTGCTGCTAAGCGGCCAGGACCGGCGAACCCGGGACCAGCAATTAAGCCAGCTGGCCTGGGCAAAATTTGTCTTTGCCTCCCCGGAAATCCTAGCCAATTCGGCAGTTGCTGCTTGTCTGCGCCGGGCCAATGTTGCCATGCTGACCATCGATGAGGCCCATTGCATTTCCCAGTGGGGCCCAGACTTCCGGCCGGAATACCTGCTGCTGCGCCGGTTTAGGGAAGAACTGGGGACCCCGCCGACGTTACTGCTGACCGCTACGGCCACCCCACGTGTTCAGGCGGATATTATTGCTAAAATGGGCCTGCCAGCTGACGAGGTGACGGTTATCCGGCGGTCAGTCAACCGGGCAAATATTTTTCTGGCAGTCGAGGAACTGGCTTCACCGGATGAAAAGGCAACCAGGCTGCTCCAACTGGTAAAAGAACTCTCCGGAGCAGGGATTATTTACTTCGCCAGTCGCCGCCTTGCAACGGCGACCGCTGACTGGTTGCAAAAGCAAAGCGGATTAGCTGTGGCGGCCTACCATGCGGGGATGCCTGCCGCCGACCGTTTTCGTGTTCAGCAGCAATTCATGGCTGACGACCTTCAGCTGATTTGTGCCACGAGTGCCTTTGGGATGGGGGTAGACAAGGACGATATCCGCTTCATCATCCACTACCACCAGCCGACCAACCTTGCTGACTACGTACAGGAAATTGGCCGGGCTGGTCGTGATGGGCGGCAAAGCGTCGCGGTTTTGCTGACCTGCCCTGGCGATGACCTGCTGGCCCGGCAGCTGACGACCGTCGACCTGCCGCCGCTCGGCCTGCTGGAAAAAGTTCGTGCGGGGCAGTTGCCACCGGCAGCCTTAGGCAGGAACCACGAACTCTTTACTTTTTACTTTCGCCAGCACTACACTGCCGACCAAATTGTCGCGGCGTTTAAAAAGCGGCACCGTCAGACCAATCGGCAGTTAGCACAAGTGCAAAAGTACCTGCGCCTCACTTTCTGCCGCCGGGCTTTCCTGCTCAATTACTTTGGCGAGCAGGTGGTTGAGCAGGACCGGTGTTGTGACAGTGAAGTTCCCGACTGGCGCAGTCAGTCACTCTTGCCGCCCCGGCAGCAGCAGGCCCGCCAGACGGTTAACGATAATTGGGATCAGCACCTCCGGACTTTATTAAATCTTAGCTAAAGTTACCTTTTCGGTTTTTACCAGCTAGACAAGGGACAAATTAGTGCGCTACAATCAAAATGTTAACTTTCAATAGAGGGGAGGGGCATAGCTTATGAGTGAGAAGCGAGAAGAAAGCCGCCGCCAAAACGATGAATTGTGGGATAAGAAATTTACTGATAATGAAGATTTCGATAGCACCGGCCACCTATCGCGGACGGAACGACGGAAGCAGGAGGCTCATAGTTCGACCATTACCACTGT of Limosilactobacillus oris contains these proteins:
- a CDS encoding helix-turn-helix domain-containing protein; translation: MNTYLLRLCSYHQPRRERVIENVLANRQTVSTLFWAQHYGILTWLGARRRLSRAQFDQEVAALIGAGLLERVGADEIKLTAAGVSYEESQPSPYQPHFYPWYWLANTQTVQRRLLLGFQVVSELAYHNRYYAPLAVPFTDQEAVRGWFRHFKSAQFVQEVYAELHLLAGALANEDQRLVAALVNRLIGHNQAGWTLNQLADHLQLSPADALVLDHDLWLAVTAFSRRTAGPLASLARPLIASAPISRSCQTTVQLARQGLELVRIAERRRLKLGTVREHLLTAAILTPQQLDWAQLLPAEQRKFLDHHFRGDAIHWRFQGWSGDENSDFYYFRLYQIYKEYSQNES
- a CDS encoding RecQ family ATP-dependent DNA helicase, translated to MNRDRLYQALQQHFGYQEFRDGQLATIEAILAGQDTMAILPTGGGKSLLYQLPAYLRPGIVLIVSPLISLMQDQVDRLHRRGEKRVLLLSGQDRRTRDQQLSQLAWAKFVFASPEILANSAVAACLRRANVAMLTIDEAHCISQWGPDFRPEYLLLRRFREELGTPPTLLLTATATPRVQADIIAKMGLPADEVTVIRRSVNRANIFLAVEELASPDEKATRLLQLVKELSGAGIIYFASRRLATATADWLQKQSGLAVAAYHAGMPAADRFRVQQQFMADDLQLICATSAFGMGVDKDDIRFIIHYHQPTNLADYVQEIGRAGRDGRQSVAVLLTCPGDDLLARQLTTVDLPPLGLLEKVRAGQLPPAALGRNHELFTFYFRQHYTADQIVAAFKKRHRQTNRQLAQVQKYLRLTFCRRAFLLNYFGEQVVEQDRCCDSEVPDWRSQSLLPPRQQQARQTVNDNWDQHLRTLLNLS